The Trichlorobacter lovleyi SZ DNA window TTGTTTAAAATCGCTAAACAGTTCCGGTAGGTTGGGCACCGTCACCCCCCGCTCTTTTAATCTGCGGATCACCATCTGGGAGGTAAAGGCACGACGGACCATCATCTGGGGATAGCGAGCCGCCATCTGTGCTTCAATCCAGTCATAGACCTTGAGGCCCGCATCGGCAGTGGTGCCAAAAAATACCAGCGCCAGGGCCTGGTTGGTGGTGGTTGTCATGGGTTACCCTTTGCTTGTTGATCAGTTACGGTACAGAGCGCATGCAGGGTTGCCACCGCCAGGGGTGAGCCTCCCCGTCTGCCGCTAAGCGCGATGAACGGCACACCCAGCGCCATCAGTTCATCCTTGCTTTCAACCACATGGACAAATCCCACCGGCATCGCCACCACCAGCGCCGGTCGAACTCCTTCTTCAATGATCATCCGGTTCAGCTCAAGCAGTGCCACTGGCGCATTTCCAAACAGCAGGATGCCGCCGTCCGCAATGGCACGGGCCTTACACATGGCGAACAGGGAGCGGGGCAGGCCGCAGCGGCGTGCCTCTTCCGCCACATCACCATCAGCGACATGGCAGGAGATTGATTCCGGGCCGTAAGCCGGGCAGACTGAACGCAAACGGGCCATTGAGAGGCCGGAACGGATCATGTTGGAGTCAACAAAGATCGGCTTGCCGTTACGCAAGGCTGCAGTACCGGCTGCAATGGCATCAGGAGAAAAACGGACCAGCTCCATTAAGCCGAAATCAGCGGTGGTATGGATCAGGCGGCGCACCACCTGCCACTGGTCCGGCAAAAAAGAGTGTTCAGCAGCCTCCTGGTCTATGCAGGCAAAGGAACGTTCCTCGATCTGCTCGCCGCTTAACGGCTGGGCCAGCAGACTATGGATAAGCGGGCTTGATGGCATGACAACTCCTGCAGGTTTGGATAAAATATGCTGCTACTTCCGGTCGGGCGGCAAACTGCAGATGGATATAGCTTGCCAACAGATTGCCCTGCTGATAACCGCAGTCCCCGGCGTTGTTCAGGTTCCGTTTGACAGTCTGGTATGGTGGTGCCCCAATAGTTGGATCTTGTTCAATAATTTCAGAGTAGTGAAACTCATGGCCCCGCAGAACCTGACCTGCAGATCCCAACAGGGTCTCCTGCTGCAACGTCACCTCAACATACCCAAGGGCCTTGCGTTTGGGCAGCATCCGGGTATGAAACGGCAGGGCAGCCACCAACTGCTGGCGGCTGCCGTCCAGCAACTCAATCCCGCGAGAAAGGTACATCAGGCCGCCGCACTCGGCATACACCGGTCTGTTGGAGGCGATGAAGGCCCTGATGGCATCCAGCATGCCGCTATTGGACGCAAGCCGGGCAGCATGCTCTTCCGGGTAGCCACCACCCAGATAGATGCCGTCTAGACCGGGCGGCAGGCAGGTATCATGAATCGGTGAAAACAGTACCAGCTCTGCACCGTTGGCGCTCAACGCCTCCAGGTTGTCGGGATAGTAGAAGTGGAATGCCTCGTCCCGGGCAATGCCGATCCGTACCGTGTCAACCACCCCCGGCCCCTCCTTGTCCAAGGAGGGGAGATTCCAGGCGGATTCCCCTCCTGCTTCAGGAAGGGACAGGGGTGGTAAGCGGTGCTCTCTTGCGGCCAGTTCCAGAATAACATCAAGCTGCAGGTGCTGTTCTATCTGCTCCGCCAATTCCTGCAGCAGCGCCGGTGTCAGGGGTGCGCTGCCTGCGGTCACCAGTCCCAGATGACGGCTGGGCAGGGTCGGCAGGGCATTGCGGGGGATAGCCCCCGCCAGCGGCGGCAGGGAGGCTGATGAAAGCGACTGGGCAAGCCAATCCGCATGGCGACCGGAACCGGACTGGTTGGCGATGATACCGCCGATCCGTACCCCGGCTTCAAAGCTGCAAAAACCGCTGACGGTGGCTGCCAGGGTGCGGGCAACACCGTGGCTGTTGACCACCAGCAGCACCGGCAGACCCAGCCAGTGGGCGATCTCGGCGCTGCTGCCTTCCGCGTTGACAGGGCTTGCACCATCAAACAGCCCCATTACCCCTTCAATAATCGCAATATCGGCATCGGCGCTTTTTTCCGCAAACAGGTTCCGCACATACTGCTCGCCACACATCCAGCCGTCCAGGTTGTAGCAGGGCCTGCCGGATGCCAGGGCCAGCCAGGTGGGGTCAAGGAAATCAGGGCCAATCTTGAAGGTCTGCACAGTCAGCCCCTGACGTTTCAGCGCGGCCACCAACCCCAGGGTGACTGAGGTCTTGCCGACGCCGCTACCGGTACCGGCTATCAGGATTGCGCCTTGTGCCATCAGGTTTCATCCCGTATCGTTGTGCAGGGGAACCAGTCCATGGCGGGTGCCACCCCTGCCACATCGCCCACCACCACCAGGCCGGGGCGTTGTGGACGATGTCTGGCCGCCAACGCTGTAATGGTTGCCAGAGTAGCCAGATAGCGGGTCTGTGTTGGATGGGTGCCTTTGGTGATCAACGCAACCGGCGTGGAAGGGGCTCGACCGTAGCGGATCAGGTTTTCAGCGATCTCAGCCAGCACCGTACTACCCATCAGCAGTACCAGGGTGTCGGGGCCTTGGGCCATCCGCTGCCATTCCTGCTCCGACAGCAGCGTCCCCTCCTTTTTGTGCATGCTGTAAAACCCTACCGATGAGGCAAACTCCCGGTCCGTCACCGGTATTCCGGCGTATGCCGGTGCTGCCAAACCACTGCTGACGCCGGGAATGATCTCAAACGGGATACCGTGTTCAGCCAGCAGACGGGCCTCTTCACCGCCACGGCCAAACATCAGCGGATCGCCCCCCTTCAACCTTGCTACAACAACACCGGTTTGGGCCTTGGCCAGGAGCAGGGCGTTAATCTCAGCCTGGGTCGGGCAGGCGCCCCCCTTGTGCTTGCCCACATCAATATGTTCTGCAAAGGGGCAGTACTGCTCCAGCAACAGCGGATTGGCGTAGCCGTCGTACAGCACCACCTCTGCCTCCTGCAGGCGTTGCGCCCCCTTGACCGTTATCAGACCCGGATCACCAGGGCCTGCGCCGATCAGGTAGACCAGCGGCCAGCCCCCAACAGTAGCCGTGACCCGGATGCCTGCCGCCGTCTCTAGCAGAGCTATGGCTGCATCCTCCTGCCCTGATCGCAGCAATGACAGCACCTTGACCGAGCAACGCGCCATGGCCCGCAGCCCCTGTTTGCGCTGCGGTTTTGACAACTGCTGCCAGGCCGATCCATCGCGCACCGCTGCCATCAGTTCGCAATAGCGGGTATAGGTATCATCGTAGTGGTTTTGGGCGTGATCCCGCAGCAACCGGCTGAAGGCCGGGTTTACGCCCTCTGTTGCAAAGGAGACGGTCAGACTTCCACGCCGCAGGGTAGCGGGCAGCAGAAAATCACCGGCATCGGGATGGTCGGTCCGTTGCGCCAGTATGCCGCGACTTGCAGCGCCATCCAGTACGGCTTGATTGACGGCAGGGTCATCGGTGGCGGCAATCACCAACTGCATGCCGTCAAGTTGGCTGGCGGTATAGGGCGCGGTCACCGTACTAACCTGGGGTGATTGCCAGACCGGGTCGTCACAGAAAACCGGGGCAACAACCGATACACGCGCTCCATATTCAATCAGTTTGCTGCATTTACGTGCCGCAACGGTTGAACCGCCAACAATCAGGCAGGGGCGGTTCTCCATCTGAATCTGCAAGGGAAGAAACATCAGATACTCCTCATACCGGCGGACTGCTGCCGGATACTGGTTACCAGGTCGTCGATACTGCGGGGAATGGGACATGTTGACGCTATAAGCTGGTGCTCCAGCAGGGCATGGTAGAGTTTCAGCACTGCAGGTGTTCCCAAACCAAGTGCGGCAAGGGCGTCGAGTGAACTGGACAGTCGCCCGGTTTCCTGATTACCCCTGCAGTTTCCGTCGGCAATCAGCAGGATATGGTCAGACCAGCGGTAGATAAAATCACCGTCATGGGAGGCAAGAATGATACTCATACCCTGTTGATGCAAGGTGTCGAGAATCGCTTCAAGTTCGGCCTGCATCGGCTGGTCAAGCCCCGCCATCGGTTCATCCAGAACCAGTACCTCCGGCTGCATGGCCAGTAGTCCGGCAATGCAGACCCGTTTTTTCTGGCCGTAACTTAAGGCATGCACCGGGCGATTGGCGTACTCTGCCATACCGACTGTTTGCAAGGCATAACCAACCCGACTGTTCACCTCTTCAGCGCCAAGCCCCAGGTTGATCGGACCAAAGGAGACATCCTCCCGTACGCTGGCCGATAACAGTTGGCTATCAGGATTCTGGAACAAAAACCCAACCTTTGAGCGGAGAGAACGCAGGCTGGTGCGGCTGTAATCAAGTGGCTGGCCGGCAAACACGACCACGCCGGAATCAGGGCGCAGAATGCCGTTCAGCATCTGTAACAGGGTGGTTTTACCGGCACCGTTGACCCCCATCACAGCGGTACGACTGCCCCGTTTAATGGATAGGCTGCAGTTGATAAGTCCCCTGCTGTCGTCGGGATACCGATAGTTGACGTCGGTAAATCTGAAAAGTTCTGAATAGTTCATGGAACAAGCAACGTCAGTATGATCATACAGGTTCCGCCCAGCAGGGCAACGGTCAGATCCCGGCCCGTATCTGCATACACCGGGGTGATGAAGTGCAGCGTGCCATTGCTGCAACGGGTTTCTGCTGCCAGATCAAGGGCCGTTGCCCGTTGCCAGACCTGCAGGGTAACAGCGGCAATCATCTGGCCAAGAGAACGGAAGGCATGGCGCGGGCCGTCGTAACCCAGGCGGGCAGCTTGGGCAGTTTGAATCTGGCGGACAGTAGCCAGCAAGACGAACAACATCCGGTAGCCGATTACCGCTATATCCAGCATCAGATCAGGCAGTTTCAGTTTGCGTAATAACGCAATGATTTCAGACATAGGTGTAGTCAGCGCAAGAAACAACAACGCTGTAATTGAAGCGGTAGCTCTACCGCACAGTTGCATTGCCTGATTATGGCCGACACCGGTAAACGTGATGCCGGAGCCGTCAAACGATACAAGTAACGTCATGGCACTTATCCCAAGGAAAAACAGGGCAGGAGCAATGGCACGCAGATACTGGCTAACTGGAATACCGGCTCCGACAATGGTGATCAAAGCAATAATGAGCGCCAGTGTACCAGCCAGCCACGTCTGTCCGGCCAGAAAAGCTGCACAGATACCGCAGATACCAAAAACCGCCTTAGCGGCAGGGTTTACCTGCCGCCAGCGGTTAGTATAGGCATTTTGATCAATCAGCACCGTGTATTGTTCTGTTCTTTCTGCAACTTTGATCGTGTGGCGGAGCTTCCCAGATAATAGCCGATAAATCCGGCCCCCAGTGCGGCCTGTAGTGCAAACAGGAGCGATTCTATTTCACCACTTGCCGGTTCAAAGAACGGCTCAAACCACGGTTTATAGTCGGGAACAATCTTTTTGATCAGCTCTTCTGCCTCTCCATCAGCACCAGCAAAAATTTCTACCTTTTTCCCGTCCGGTCCTGGTGCAGGACGCTGAACCGTAAACAGAGGAATAAGTGCCAGTACGATAACTGCAATGATTAAAGCGATATTTTGATGCCGTTTCATGCCTTCACCTCCTGTGGGACCGGCAGATTCATCGACTGCAGTTCGCGGGCGTTGTAGCGAGCGAGGGCATTGAACACCAACACGGTCAAAAACCCCTCACTGGCAGCCAGTGGGATCTGAGTCAGAGCAAAGATGCTGGCAAATTTGGCAAAGGAAGCGGCAAAACCACCAACCGGATCAGGAAAGGCCAAAGCCAGCTGTACCGAGGTCGTTACATAGGTCAGCAGATCTCCCAAGGCAGCGGCTAAAAAGATTGAAAGCCCAAAGGGGAGCTTGATCGCCTGAGCCAGACGAAAGACACCATAGGCTGCAAAAGGTCCGACAATCGCCATGGAAAAGATGTTGGCCCCCAGCGTAGTCAGGCCACCATGGGCTAGCAGGATAGCTTGAAACAACAACACAATTGCCCCTAAAGGAGCCATTGCAGCTGGTCCGAACAGTAATGCCCCAAACCCGGTGCCGGTTGGATGGGAACAGCTACCGGTTACCGACGGGATTTTGAGAGCAGACAAAACAAAGGTGAACGCGGTTGCCACCCCCAGCAACATCCGCTGCTCCGGGTGTTCTGCAACTCTTTTTTTAATGCTGTAGATGCCATAGGCAACAAACGGGGCCGAAGCTGCGCTCCAGGCCACGGCATGTTTTACCGGTAGAAAACCTTCCATGATATGCATGAGTTTTTCCTTTCTGATGTTTGCTTCTCTGTCGGCTTCCTCAACTCCATCTGTTTGAAATTTTGTACAAAAAAAGTCCGCACATGCTGAAAGCAGATGCGGACTTATCGTATTTAAAGTCTGACTAATCGAGGCGTACTCTCCCATTACCAGAGGGATTCTGTTGAGTGTTGAGATCATCGGCAGGTCTTCTGGCTTGCGATTCATCCTCCGGGCGTCTTCCCAATCTAATGATCAGTGACATTATTGCCCTTTGTCCTCGCTTACAGCGGCGGGTCCGCGGGGGACTCTTTCCAAATGGAAATGCACCCCTCTTCCCTATCAAGCCCCTATGGGCACCGTGATTTGATTTATTTTGCTTCTGCACTGATTCGGCAGAATATGACGAACTGCGTTCCTAGCTGAATAGTTGCGGCATGTCAAGAGGTTAGTCGTTCAACAACGTTCCTGTAGATGTTGTAACACCACGTTGCCGGGATAGTCAATGGTGGTGAATGGAATCAGGCCGCCGATGGTGAGCATGCTGCTTAACCTCTCAGTTCAGATGATGGATTACTGATTTTTTCCAACTCTATGTCCAATGCCGATACTGACGTCAATATCTCAAGTAGCGCAACCAGCAATGAAAAGATCAATACGAACAGGCTGACTACAGGATCATTTTTTCAACCAACATCCCGGACTCTTTGTTTCTCCTCAATATTTCAAAAACGCTAGTTCCCTTCCTCCATAGCGATCTATTTTTCTCCTTTTTTATAACACACAAATATCAAAGTCCCGCTAAAAAGCATAACACATATAACAAACATTGGAATAAACAATGAGCTATCTTTTAAAGCAAATGCGCTGATTCCAATAAGTAAAAAATATATCAGCAAAACAAACCAGCCTTGCCATGTAACAGGTTTCCCCCATCCAATACCGATAGTTTTTGCTCTAAACCAAAACTGACTATTTTTGTTCATGATGGCTCCACATGTTCCATAAATTGTCACAACTAGCAGGCCGTTGAAAATCGGCTCGATTTGAGCCTGTTTCAATCAGCCGGTTGTTTTTTGAGTTTGTCGTGCTGTTCAGATGTTGCTGTTTTCGGTTTTACTGTGCTACGAATGGCACGTAGTGGATGATCTTTGGGTACAAATGATTCAGGTGTTACATAGGCAAAAAGAGCTTCATTCTGGATATTAGTTTCGCGCATAACATTCCTTAGCAATACCGAGATGTTGTGCGCATAAATATACTAATAAACGGCTGTCTTTACTACTTCAATTTCAACAGCCTGCTAGCGGCTAGATTCGTGATCTTAAAGATGCAGGTAGATCAATTTTTCAGGCGATACCTAGAGGCAAATGTTATGGGTCTGTTA harbors:
- a CDS encoding energy-coupling factor ABC transporter substrate-binding protein, whose product is MKRHQNIALIIAVIVLALIPLFTVQRPAPGPDGKKVEIFAGADGEAEELIKKIVPDYKPWFEPFFEPASGEIESLLFALQAALGAGFIGYYLGSSATRSKLQKEQNNTRC
- the cbiQ gene encoding cobalt ECF transporter T component CbiQ, with translation MLIDQNAYTNRWRQVNPAAKAVFGICGICAAFLAGQTWLAGTLALIIALITIVGAGIPVSQYLRAIAPALFFLGISAMTLLVSFDGSGITFTGVGHNQAMQLCGRATASITALLFLALTTPMSEIIALLRKLKLPDLMLDIAVIGYRMLFVLLATVRQIQTAQAARLGYDGPRHAFRSLGQMIAAVTLQVWQRATALDLAAETRCSNGTLHFITPVYADTGRDLTVALLGGTCMIILTLLVP
- a CDS encoding precorrin-8X methylmutase, with protein sequence MPSSPLIHSLLAQPLSGEQIEERSFACIDQEAAEHSFLPDQWQVVRRLIHTTADFGLMELVRFSPDAIAAGTAALRNGKPIFVDSNMIRSGLSMARLRSVCPAYGPESISCHVADGDVAEEARRCGLPRSLFAMCKARAIADGGILLFGNAPVALLELNRMIIEEGVRPALVVAMPVGFVHVVESKDELMALGVPFIALSGRRGGSPLAVATLHALCTVTDQQAKGNP
- a CDS encoding energy-coupling factor ABC transporter permease, producing the protein MHIMEGFLPVKHAVAWSAASAPFVAYGIYSIKKRVAEHPEQRMLLGVATAFTFVLSALKIPSVTGSCSHPTGTGFGALLFGPAAMAPLGAIVLLFQAILLAHGGLTTLGANIFSMAIVGPFAAYGVFRLAQAIKLPFGLSIFLAAALGDLLTYVTTSVQLALAFPDPVGGFAASFAKFASIFALTQIPLAASEGFLTVLVFNALARYNARELQSMNLPVPQEVKA
- a CDS encoding energy-coupling factor ABC transporter ATP-binding protein, whose translation is MNYSELFRFTDVNYRYPDDSRGLINCSLSIKRGSRTAVMGVNGAGKTTLLQMLNGILRPDSGVVVFAGQPLDYSRTSLRSLRSKVGFLFQNPDSQLLSASVREDVSFGPINLGLGAEEVNSRVGYALQTVGMAEYANRPVHALSYGQKKRVCIAGLLAMQPEVLVLDEPMAGLDQPMQAELEAILDTLHQQGMSIILASHDGDFIYRWSDHILLIADGNCRGNQETGRLSSSLDALAALGLGTPAVLKLYHALLEHQLIASTCPIPRSIDDLVTSIRQQSAGMRSI
- the cobA gene encoding uroporphyrinogen-III C-methyltransferase, with translation MFLPLQIQMENRPCLIVGGSTVAARKCSKLIEYGARVSVVAPVFCDDPVWQSPQVSTVTAPYTASQLDGMQLVIAATDDPAVNQAVLDGAASRGILAQRTDHPDAGDFLLPATLRRGSLTVSFATEGVNPAFSRLLRDHAQNHYDDTYTRYCELMAAVRDGSAWQQLSKPQRKQGLRAMARCSVKVLSLLRSGQEDAAIALLETAAGIRVTATVGGWPLVYLIGAGPGDPGLITVKGAQRLQEAEVVLYDGYANPLLLEQYCPFAEHIDVGKHKGGACPTQAEINALLLAKAQTGVVVARLKGGDPLMFGRGGEEARLLAEHGIPFEIIPGVSSGLAAPAYAGIPVTDREFASSVGFYSMHKKEGTLLSEQEWQRMAQGPDTLVLLMGSTVLAEIAENLIRYGRAPSTPVALITKGTHPTQTRYLATLATITALAARHRPQRPGLVVVGDVAGVAPAMDWFPCTTIRDET
- a CDS encoding cobyrinate a,c-diamide synthase — encoded protein: MAQGAILIAGTGSGVGKTSVTLGLVAALKRQGLTVQTFKIGPDFLDPTWLALASGRPCYNLDGWMCGEQYVRNLFAEKSADADIAIIEGVMGLFDGASPVNAEGSSAEIAHWLGLPVLLVVNSHGVARTLAATVSGFCSFEAGVRIGGIIANQSGSGRHADWLAQSLSSASLPPLAGAIPRNALPTLPSRHLGLVTAGSAPLTPALLQELAEQIEQHLQLDVILELAAREHRLPPLSLPEAGGESAWNLPSLDKEGPGVVDTVRIGIARDEAFHFYYPDNLEALSANGAELVLFSPIHDTCLPPGLDGIYLGGGYPEEHAARLASNSGMLDAIRAFIASNRPVYAECGGLMYLSRGIELLDGSRQQLVAALPFHTRMLPKRKALGYVEVTLQQETLLGSAGQVLRGHEFHYSEIIEQDPTIGAPPYQTVKRNLNNAGDCGYQQGNLLASYIHLQFAARPEVAAYFIQTCRSCHAIKPAYP